A window of the Dioscorea cayenensis subsp. rotundata cultivar TDr96_F1 chromosome 14, TDr96_F1_v2_PseudoChromosome.rev07_lg8_w22 25.fasta, whole genome shotgun sequence genome harbors these coding sequences:
- the LOC120276282 gene encoding F-box protein At4g35930-like, whose protein sequence is MAFKQKKRVKRAKTKCMKLNCSKTPTKSSSYIDIDIGTTKDENIKINTPPSSPSKLNVFIPKTPDDFEPHSLSMLESLPLDILVKILCYLHHDELRAVFHVSRKIQRAVVLARQSYFNYTTPDRSRQEMLLTKTPLPNEHWPFLSKDEGGNEAKKIIPQTPKAPKPAPRNHKSNSMETKQVAAILFQEPSNPPNNAPQKKVPRLVCKPINSSRVLLYEDELCQAVAQNKLK, encoded by the exons ATGGCATTCAAGCAGAAAAAAAGAGTGAAAAGGGCCAAAACAAAATGCATGAAGTTAAACTGCAGCAAAACTCCGACGAAATCATCGTCATATATCGATATCGATATCGGCACCACCAAAGATGAAAATATTAAGATAAATACACCTCCAAGTTCTCCTTCAAAATTAAATGTATTCATACCGAAAACTCCAGATGATTTTGAGCCACATTCTTTGTCAATGCTTGAATCTCTTCCATTGGATATATTG gttaaaattttgtgttatttGCATCATGATGAATTGAGAGCAGTGTTTCATGTTTCCCGGAAAATTCAAAGAGCt GTGGTGTTAGCAAGGCAAAGCTACTTTAACTACACAACACCAGACCGGTCAAGGCAAGAGATGCTACTAACAAAGACACCTTTGCCAAATGAGCATTGGCCTTTTCTAAG CAAAGATGAAGGAGGAAATGAGGCCAAGAAGATAATCCCACAAACTCCCAAAGCACCAAAACCTGCCCCTCGGAATCACAAGTCAAATTCAATGGAGACCAAGCAAGTGGCAGCTATTCTTTTTCAAGAGCCCTCAAATCCTCCAAACAATGCTCCACAAAAGAAAGTGCCAAGACTTGTTTGCAAGCCAATCAATTCCAGCAGAGTTTTACTTTATGAAGATGAGTTATGCCAAGCTGTTGCACAAAACAAACTCAAATAG